One window of Trinickia caryophylli genomic DNA carries:
- a CDS encoding SRPBCC family protein, with protein sequence MTMPTAESKAISISILRSLRDAYDFMARPDSFARWASGLGKPLGNDGTVWLFEGEGGPVKIRFTEPNAYGVLDHYVELPDGGEIYVPMRVISNGAGVEVQFTLFRVPGMTDEKFAADAQWVMRDLSKLKELLEAA encoded by the coding sequence ATGACGATGCCAACGGCCGAATCGAAAGCGATCAGCATATCGATCCTGCGGAGCCTGCGGGACGCCTACGACTTCATGGCGCGGCCCGACTCGTTCGCGCGTTGGGCATCGGGCCTCGGCAAGCCCCTCGGCAACGACGGAACCGTATGGCTATTCGAAGGCGAGGGCGGCCCCGTGAAGATCCGCTTCACCGAGCCCAACGCGTACGGCGTACTCGATCACTACGTCGAACTGCCCGACGGTGGGGAAATCTACGTGCCGATGCGCGTGATCTCGAACGGCGCCGGGGTCGAAGTGCAGTTCACACTGTTCCGCGTACCGGGGATGACTGACGAAAAATTCGCCGCGGACGCGCAATGGGTCATGCGCGATTTGAGCAAACTCAAGGAACTGCTCGAGGCGGCGTAA